ACTTTCTCCCCGAATGATGACAGTGAAAGTGGAAATTGACGGGGATTTTATGAACAGTTACCTGTCGGATGGTTTGATTATTTCCACCCCGACAGGATCCACGGCATATTCTCTTTCCAGCAACGGACCAATTCTCACACCTGATGTGCCCGCCATTATCATCAATCCCATTTGTCCCCACACCCTGAGCCAAAGGCCCATGGTTATTGATGCCGGGCGGACAATTCGGATTACCTTTGAGGAAGTCCCCCAGGGTGCCTATCTGACAGCCGATGGTCAGCATGTGGAACGTCTGAGCAAAACCGGAGAGATCATTATTCGGAAAGCAAACCATAAAATCAGGCTCATCCGGTGTTCGGATTACAGCTATTTCAATGTGTTACGACAGAAACTGAACTGGGGAAAACGATGAACGATATAATTCGTTTGAAAAATATGGTATTTTATGGATTTCACGGGGTGGAAGCCTATGAAAAAGAGTGGGGGGGACGCTTTGAAGTGGATCTGGAACTGGCCTGTGATTTACAGGATGCCATCAAAACGGATAAACTCCATGATACCGTGAATTATGAATCCATTTATAACCTGATTTATGACCTGGTGACATCCAGGAAATATTATCTGATTGAGGCCCTGGCGGGTGAGATGTGTAAATCCATTAAGGAGAAATATCCGAAAGTGCTGAAAGTAACGGCCCGGATTCGCAAGCCGAATGTGCCGATCAAAGGGGTTTTGGATACAGTGGAAGTTGAAATTACACGATGAGATTATCTGATAGCCATGTTTTTCTGGGATTTGGCGGAAATTTAGGTGATGTGCGAAAGACCATTCAACAGGCCATAGAGGCATTGACATCCCGGGATGGTATCTCTCTGATTCAAATGAGTTCTTTTTACCGGACGGAACCGTTGTATGATGCAAATCAGCCCGATTTTATCAATGCCGTAGCCCGGTTTGCCGTCCGCTTGTCTCCCCGGGTCCTTCTAAGAATCATCCACCAGACAGAAGAAACATTCGGACGTGTCCGGAATTCAAAACGACGTTATGCTCCCCGCACTCTGGATATTGATATTTTATTTTGGGGCGATGAAACAATCTGTCAGAAAAATCTGATAGTTCCCCACAGGGAGTTTGCAGAACGGAAATTTGTATTAGAGCCTATGGGGGAAATTGCTTTAAATTATACCGTACCGGGGACGGAAAAAACAATTCGGGACTTTTTAAACGAGTGTCCTGATCAATCACGAGTGGAGAAAATCTGAATGCAAAGACCTGCCTATTATATTGCTATTGAAGGGGTTATCGGTGTTGGTAAAACCAGTCTTGCAAGAATTCTTGCACAACGCCTTAATGCACGCCTGATATTGGAGAAATTTGAGGATAATCCCTTTCTCAGTGATTTTTATAACGACAGGGACCGGTATGCTTTTCAGACACAGATTTTTTTTCTGTTAAGCCGGTATCGTCAACAGATGGAACTTTTTCAGACGGAGCTCTTTCATAAAAATCTGGTAACAGATTATATGTTCATTAAGGATAAGCTCTTTGCCTATCTCAATCTGAACGAAAAGGAGCTCATGCTGTATGATCAGATGCTGAATCTTCTGATCCGGCAAATTCCCAAACCGGACCTCGTTATCTACCTCCAGGCGGATACGGAACGCCTGATGAAAAATATTGCCAAACGGGGACGGGATTTTGAAAAAAACATAGATGAGGAGTATATTGAAGCACTGAATCAGATGTATAATCAGTTTTTTTTCAGATATAATGAAACTCCCCTGCTTATCATTAATACAACAGATATAGACTTCGTCCATAATGAGGACGATTTAGCGGAAATCTTGAAAACCATTCAAAAACCACCGGCGGGAACCAAATTATACCGGCCGGTGAGGAAACCGTCATGACACGACTTCTTGGATATATTATCGCCATCTATGTGATGGTCATTGTCTACCGGCGCTGGATCAGGCCCGACCTGATTCGATGGCTGGAAAAACATCAGAAAAATCCATCTATCCGGTGTCGGAAATCGGAGCAGGATCCATACCGGAATGATATCCCGAAAGAGGATATCGTGGATGTGGACTATAAAGAAGAGGAAAAGTAATCGGACGAAACATCCTCCGGATATTCGTGTCAACCCGCCTGAAGCGCTCTCTGAATAGCTGAATCATGCCGTACATTGAGGATTGTTTAAATGATTTACAGATGCCGAGGGAAGATTTGAAGAAACTCAAATTATCATTTTTTTCAATCGTCTTTGATGTTGTGTTTTTTGTGCAGGAAAGAACAATATATTGAAAAGCCCCGTGCAAAATACTTCGCGGGGCTTTTTATTTATTTTTTCAGAGGTCTTCGGAGAATGTATGATTCAACTGATTTTGAGATGAAATGTATCGGTCAAATATGGTCTTCCAGGATTTCTTTTTCTTTCATTTCGAAAATTTGATCAATTTTAGCAATATGTTCATCTGTGATTTTCTGAATTTCATCCAGTCCGTCTGCAGCATTGTCTTTTGAAATATCGCCATCTTTTTCCATTTTCTTGATATGTTCGTTGAATTCCCGGCGGACATTCCGGATGCTGATCCGTCCTTCTTCGGCTATCTTGCTCACAACACGGGAGAGATCTTTCCGCCGTTCATCAGACATGGGGGGAATGGGGAGGCGGATAACCTGTCCGTCATTTGCAGGCGTGAGTCCAAGGGAACTGGCCAGAATCGCTTTTTCAATTATGGGAAGCATGTTCTTCTCCCAAGGTTGAATCACCAGGAGTCTTGCTTCGGGGACTGTAATATTGGCAACCTGGTTCAGGGGAGTGGGATTGCCGTAATATTCCACCTTGATTCCGTCCAGTAAGGCTGTTGAAGCCCGACCTGTCCGGATGGATGCCAGCTCATGACGAATCACTTCAACGGATTTATCCATTTTGGTTTTGCATTTCTTGTACAATGATTCCAGCATTCTTAACCTCCTAAGATTGTTCCGATTGGTTCACCCTTGATGACTCTGAGTAAATGTCCCGGTTTTTTGAAATTAAAAACAATAATAGGGATTTTATTTTCACGGCAAAGGGCGATGGCACTCAGATCCATGACTTTCAAATTCCGTTCAATAGCTTCTTCATAGCTGATAGTTGTATAATGTACGGCATCTGAATGGGTTACAGGGTCCTTGTCATAGATGCCATCTACCTTTGTTCCTTTCAACAGGGCATCTACATTCATTTCGGCAGCACGTAGAGCTGCAGCCGAATCCGTAGTAAAAAAAGGATTCCCTGTCCCTGCGGCAAAAATCAGCACCCGTCCTTTTTCCAAATGACGCAGGGCCCTCCGGCGAATGAAAGGTTCGGCAACCTGTGTAATACTGATGGCCGTCTGAACCCGGGTCGGGATACCGGATTTTTCCAGGGCGTCCTGAATCGCCAGAGCATTGATTACAGTTCCCAGCATTCCCATGTAATCGCCGGCCACCCTTTCAATATTCCGGGTGTTGGCGCCGCCTCTGAAAATATTTCCCCCGCCGATAACCAGGCAGACTTCAAGGCCTTCGTCGACAACTGTTTTGATCTCTCTGGCAAAATAGGAGACAACAGAGGGATCGATCCCTGTCCCGTTTTCACCGGCAAGGATCTCTCCACTCAACTTTAATAAAATCCGTTGGTAAGGAAGGTCTGACACAACAGACTCCTTTACTTATGTGAGATGAATTAGTTGTTTTCTCCCAAAACAAACCGTGAAAAACGGGCGATCTGAATGTTTTCACCCAGTTTGCCAATGGTCTCTTTCAGATATGTCTCAACTGTTTTTTCAGGATCTTTGAAAAAGGGCTGTTCAAGGAGGACATTTTCTTTATAGAATTTTTCCAGTTTACCTGTGACTATCTTTTCGGCGATATGTTCCGGTTTTCCCTGATTGATCACCTGTTCCTTGTAGATGGCTTTTTCCCGCTCAATCACTGCAGGGGCCACATCTTCCCGGGTAACGGCCAGGGGGGCGGAAGCGGCAATCTGCATTGCCACATTTTTTACGAAATTCTGAAATTCCGGGGTATTTGCCACAAAATCAGTCTCGCAATTGACTTCGACCAATGTCCCCAGTTTGCTGCCCTGATGAATATAGGCATGGATCAACCCCTCGTTTACGGCGCGGGAAGCTTTCTTTTCAGCTTTGGCGATTCCCTGCGCACGAAGATAATCAACAGCTTTCTCAAGGTCACCATCTGTTTTATTTAAAGCTTTTTTGCAATCCATCATTCCGGCACCGGTTTTATCCCGAAGCTCTTTTACCATTGCGGCTGTTATGGTCATATTCGCGACTCCTTTTTATTCAACTTCTTCCACATCTGCTACCGTTTCTTTTTCTACGTTAGCTTCAACAGGTTTCTGATGTCTTTTTTTTGGGGCTGTTTCAATCTTTTTTTCTGCTTTTTCTTCAGCTTTCTCTTTTTTGCTGCTTTTTCCTTCCAGGGCGGCGTCGGCCAGGCGACGGGTAATCAGCTGAATGGTCCGGATGGAATCATCATTGGCCGGGATGGGATAATCAATGACCGACGGATCGGCATTGGTATCAATCAGGGCAATAATGGGGATATCCAGTTTCCGGGCTTCTGCGACGGCAATCTTTTCATGAACCGTGTCCACAATGAAAAGAGCATCGGGAAGTTTCTTCATATCCTTGATTCCCCGGTGCAGGGATTCCAGCTTCTCCTTTTCCCGCATCAGTCCCAAAATCTCTTTTTTCGTCAGATTGGCCCATGCCTCTTCATTTTCACTGTCCCGTTGAAGCTGCATCATCCTCCGGATGGACCGCTTGATGGTGATAAAATTGGTGAGAGTCCCGCCAAGCCAGCGTTCGGTGATATAATGATTCTTGCAGCGGATGGCTTCATCTTCAATGACAGAACGGGCTTGCTTCTTGGTCCCGACAAAGAGGATCTCGCCTCCCTGGCGGGAAAGGTTGCTGACAAATTCAGCCGCTTCTTCCATAGCCTGAATGGTTTTTTTTAAATCAATTATATGAATCCCGTTCTTTTCCATGAAGATATAATCTTTCATGGCAGGATTCCATTTTGAAGCCAGGTGACCAAAATGGGCACCGGTTCCTAATAATGTTTCAATGGTAATTGTATTCATGAGATCTCCAAAAGACGGTTAACGTTTCGAGAACTGGAATGCACGGCGGGCGCCACGCAGACCGTATTTCTTCCGTTCAACACGACGCGGATCACGGGTCAGAAAACCTGCGGATTTTAATACCGGCCGTGCTTCGGGATTCACAAGTGTCAAAGCTCTGCTCAGTCCGTGACGGACCGCGCCGGCTTGTCCAGTGGGACCTCCACCCTGAACGGTGACAATGATATCATAAGCGTTCCCGAATTTGATTAACTCCAACGGCTGCCTTACAATCATCTGGGATGTTTCACGTCCGAAATACTCTTCAAGAGGCCGTTTGTTGACTGTGATTTTACCGGTACCGGGACGAAGCCGTACCCTGGCAACTGCTGATTTTCTGCGTCCAACGGCAATATATTCGTTCTTAAGCATTGTCACTCAACTCCTTTTTTAAATTCAGGGTTTCGGGCATTTGCGCCTGATGCGGGTGCTCAGGCCCGCTGTATACCTTCAGCTTCTTGATCAGCTGACGGCCCAGACGGTTGTGGGGAAGCATGCCCCTGACGGCACGGGTGATGATCTCTTCAGGATGGCTTGAACGCAACACCTTCAGAGATGTATACCGGGTACCTCCCGGATATCCTGTATGACGAAAATATTGCTTGTACGACTCCTTGTTTCCTGTTAATCGTACCTTTTCCGCATTGATGATAATGACAAAATCCCCCGTATCCATGTGGGGGGTGAATGTGGGTTTGTGTTTGCCCCTCAATATCTGGGCAACCTCACTGGATAAGCGACCCAAAACCAGATCCGTGGCATCAACAATAAACCACTTTCGTTCGATCTCTGACGGTTTTGCCGTATACGTTTTCAAATCGAATTCCTCCGTTTGTGTGACTCTCTTCACCCGGAGCCACCGTGATTGTGCTCAAAACATTTCCGGGACTGCGTTTCAAGCTTGAAAATTTAATAATGGAATAAATCATTTACCAACATCTTTTTCTTTTATTATTAGTAGCTTCGCCCGTATTATTTGACAAATTTTCCGGCAGGTCCCGGGATAAATCATTAAAAAACAAATGAATTCCGTTTCCTGGTAACGGAAAAATACTTAACTTTCTGCCCCAAAAGACGGAGACCCGGATATGCTCAGTATGACAGGTTTCGGAAAAGCAGAAGGTACCTATCACAGCATCCGGTTCACGGTGGAAGTGAAATCCGTGAACAGCCGGTATCTGGATGTCGTTACCGTGATTCCCCGAAAAGTCGCGTTCCTTGAAAATCCCATCCGGGACTATCTGACGAAAAGACTGAAACGAGGCAAAATTCTTTTTATCCTGAATCTGACGGGGGATACCGGTGAAATCAGTTACTTTCAATTGAATGAGAAACTCCTCCGAAACCTTCTGGATCTGAAAAGTATCCTCAAAGAAAAATTTGATGTGGAGGGTACACTCACCGTCACCGATATTCTCTCCCGGGAGGATGTGGTGGAACTGATGGATACAGCCGTGGAAGAAGAAGCACTGGCTAAAGCAATCCTGAATACAACCGATACGGCCATGGCCCATCTGGAAGCCATGCAAAGACAGGAAGGGGAATACCTGAAAGAACAGTTTGAACGGGACCTGCAAAGTATGTCCCGTGAAATCGATAAGATTGATTCACTCCGGCAGATCAATCTGGACCAACATGTAACTGCCATGGAGGAGCGGGTGGCAAAGCTGATGAATCAGTACACCCTGGATGAAGCCCGGATGTATCAGGAGATTGCCCTTCTCGCTGATAAACTGGATGTTTCTGAAGAGATCCAGCGTTTTAAAAGCCATTTGCTCCAATTCAAAGCATACCTGAATGAACAGGATTCCGTGGGGAAAAGGTGTAATTTTCTCCTTCAGGAAATGCATCGCGAGGTGAATACCCTGGGGAATAAGGTAGCTAATGCCGATATTTCCCAGCGGGTAGTGGAAATTAAAAACCGGATCGAAATAATTCGTGAGCAGGTTCAGAATATCCAATGAAACAAGGTGTACTCATTCTTTTTGCCGCTCACAGCGGTGCAGGCAAGACAACCATCATTCGGGAACTCTTGCGACGTCATCCTGACTGGTTTTTTTCTGTTTCGGCAACAACCCGCCGACCCCGGACAGGGGAAGTGGACGGACAAGATTATCACTTTGTGTCAAGGGATGTTTTTCAGAACATGATCCGTGAAAAGAAACTGCTCGAATTTGAAGAGGTCCACGGTGAATATTACGGTACCCCGGCAGAACCGGTTCGTCAGGCTCTGGAAGATGGGAAGGTGTGCATTTTTGACCTGGATGTCAAAGGTGCCATGAGTATTAAGAAACAATATCCGGAACAATCCCTCTCCATCTTTATTGAAGTCCCGGATGTGAATCTATTAAGGGAAAGACTCATAAACCGGAAAACCGAAACGCCGGAACAGATAGAAAAACGTCTTTCCAGGATCTCCCTGGAAACAGCGATGAAGGATGCATTTGATGAAGTCGTTATCAACGAACGGCTTGAAAAGGCAGTCCATAAAACAGAAACATTGATCAAACAGATAAAGGAAAGGTGCTAAATGTCAAAAGATGGATTCAAATACGAAGGTGACAGACCCGAAGATATCTTTGAAGCAATCATTGTTATGGCAAAACGGGCGCGTCAGATCAACCAGCGGCGAGCTGATAAATTCACACTCCGTCCCTATCAGGTATCTGAAGGGGAAGAAGAAGTTGAACAGGAAGCTTTGTACGATGATTTCGACTTCGACAGCCTGGAAAAGCCAACAACCATGGCTATGCGTCAGTATGCCGATCAGGAAATTGAATATGAATACAGTGATCCTGATGAAGGGTATGAAGATTTGGAAGACGAAACCATGTTTGATATGGATGATCATCTGATTTAATGGATGCCCTGAGAGAAAAAAGGATTCTTGTGGGAATAACGGGCGGGATCGCCGTATACAAGGCGGCATCCCTCGTCCGCAGACTCACACACGATTATGCCTGTAATGTACAGGTGGTCATGACGGAACATGCCCTGGAATTTATGACTCCTTTGACCTTCGAGACCTTTACCGACAAACCGGTTCTTACCAGTATGTGGAAATCGGGAGGAAAGGTGTCAACTCGCCATATTGATCTTGTCGCTGCTGCAGACATGCTTTTGATTGTCCCCGCCACGGCCAATATTGTGGGTAAAGCCGCTTCAGGCATTGGGGACGACTTGTTAAGTACTATGATTCTGGCGGTTGCTCCTGAAAAATGCTTTTTTGCCCTGGCGATGAATACCCGTATGTATGAGAATCCCTT
The sequence above is drawn from the Candidatus Neomarinimicrobiota bacterium genome and encodes:
- the rpsI gene encoding 30S ribosomal protein S9, with the translated sequence MLKNEYIAVGRRKSAVARVRLRPGTGKITVNKRPLEEYFGRETSQMIVRQPLELIKFGNAYDIIVTVQGGGPTGQAGAVRHGLSRALTLVNPEARPVLKSAGFLTRDPRRVERKKYGLRGARRAFQFSKR
- a CDS encoding UMP kinase, which produces MSDLPYQRILLKLSGEILAGENGTGIDPSVVSYFAREIKTVVDEGLEVCLVIGGGNIFRGGANTRNIERVAGDYMGMLGTVINALAIQDALEKSGIPTRVQTAISITQVAEPFIRRRALRHLEKGRVLIFAAGTGNPFFTTDSAAALRAAEMNVDALLKGTKVDGIYDKDPVTHSDAVHYTTISYEEAIERNLKVMDLSAIALCRENKIPIIVFNFKKPGHLLRVIKGEPIGTILGG
- the folK gene encoding 2-amino-4-hydroxy-6-hydroxymethyldihydropteridine diphosphokinase, which codes for MRLSDSHVFLGFGGNLGDVRKTIQQAIEALTSRDGISLIQMSSFYRTEPLYDANQPDFINAVARFAVRLSPRVLLRIIHQTEETFGRVRNSKRRYAPRTLDIDILFWGDETICQKNLIVPHREFAERKFVLEPMGEIALNYTVPGTEKTIRDFLNECPDQSRVEKI
- the tsf gene encoding translation elongation factor Ts; the protein is MTITAAMVKELRDKTGAGMMDCKKALNKTDGDLEKAVDYLRAQGIAKAEKKASRAVNEGLIHAYIHQGSKLGTLVEVNCETDFVANTPEFQNFVKNVAMQIAASAPLAVTREDVAPAVIEREKAIYKEQVINQGKPEHIAEKIVTGKLEKFYKENVLLEQPFFKDPEKTVETYLKETIGKLGENIQIARFSRFVLGENN
- the frr gene encoding ribosome recycling factor; protein product: MLESLYKKCKTKMDKSVEVIRHELASIRTGRASTALLDGIKVEYYGNPTPLNQVANITVPEARLLVIQPWEKNMLPIIEKAILASSLGLTPANDGQVIRLPIPPMSDERRKDLSRVVSKIAEEGRISIRNVRREFNEHIKKMEKDGDISKDNAADGLDEIQKITDEHIAKIDQIFEMKEKEILEDHI
- a CDS encoding YicC family protein yields the protein MLSMTGFGKAEGTYHSIRFTVEVKSVNSRYLDVVTVIPRKVAFLENPIRDYLTKRLKRGKILFILNLTGDTGEISYFQLNEKLLRNLLDLKSILKEKFDVEGTLTVTDILSREDVVELMDTAVEEEALAKAILNTTDTAMAHLEAMQRQEGEYLKEQFERDLQSMSREIDKIDSLRQINLDQHVTAMEERVAKLMNQYTLDEARMYQEIALLADKLDVSEEIQRFKSHLLQFKAYLNEQDSVGKRCNFLLQEMHREVNTLGNKVANADISQRVVEIKNRIEIIREQVQNIQ
- a CDS encoding DNA-directed RNA polymerase subunit omega, whose protein sequence is MSKDGFKYEGDRPEDIFEAIIVMAKRARQINQRRADKFTLRPYQVSEGEEEVEQEALYDDFDFDSLEKPTTMAMRQYADQEIEYEYSDPDEGYEDLEDETMFDMDDHLI
- the gmk gene encoding guanylate kinase, with translation MKQGVLILFAAHSGAGKTTIIRELLRRHPDWFFSVSATTRRPRTGEVDGQDYHFVSRDVFQNMIREKKLLEFEEVHGEYYGTPAEPVRQALEDGKVCIFDLDVKGAMSIKKQYPEQSLSIFIEVPDVNLLRERLINRKTETPEQIEKRLSRISLETAMKDAFDEVVINERLEKAVHKTETLIKQIKERC
- the folB gene encoding dihydroneopterin aldolase; protein product: MNDIIRLKNMVFYGFHGVEAYEKEWGGRFEVDLELACDLQDAIKTDKLHDTVNYESIYNLIYDLVTSRKYYLIEALAGEMCKSIKEKYPKVLKVTARIRKPNVPIKGVLDTVEVEITR
- a CDS encoding deoxynucleoside kinase, with amino-acid sequence MQRPAYYIAIEGVIGVGKTSLARILAQRLNARLILEKFEDNPFLSDFYNDRDRYAFQTQIFFLLSRYRQQMELFQTELFHKNLVTDYMFIKDKLFAYLNLNEKELMLYDQMLNLLIRQIPKPDLVIYLQADTERLMKNIAKRGRDFEKNIDEEYIEALNQMYNQFFFRYNETPLLIINTTDIDFVHNEDDLAEILKTIQKPPAGTKLYRPVRKPS
- the rpsB gene encoding 30S ribosomal protein S2, which gives rise to MNTITIETLLGTGAHFGHLASKWNPAMKDYIFMEKNGIHIIDLKKTIQAMEEAAEFVSNLSRQGGEILFVGTKKQARSVIEDEAIRCKNHYITERWLGGTLTNFITIKRSIRRMMQLQRDSENEEAWANLTKKEILGLMREKEKLESLHRGIKDMKKLPDALFIVDTVHEKIAVAEARKLDIPIIALIDTNADPSVIDYPIPANDDSIRTIQLITRRLADAALEGKSSKKEKAEEKAEKKIETAPKKRHQKPVEANVEKETVADVEEVE
- the rplM gene encoding 50S ribosomal protein L13, coding for MKTYTAKPSEIERKWFIVDATDLVLGRLSSEVAQILRGKHKPTFTPHMDTGDFVIIINAEKVRLTGNKESYKQYFRHTGYPGGTRYTSLKVLRSSHPEEIITRAVRGMLPHNRLGRQLIKKLKVYSGPEHPHQAQMPETLNLKKELSDNA